The following coding sequences lie in one Lentilactobacillus sp. SPB1-3 genomic window:
- a CDS encoding CPBP family intramembrane glutamic endopeptidase gives MDVIFKLLEISLGILLNYCLLKQPVFWKFKITKNTVILTGLLLFILIINSIHSPNHILTSLTVGIIAAFPEEYLFRGVILGALLKANSGSSARNNLIKSIIISALLFSLYHFGNITNQSLMATIEQMIEVFGLGILLGVLYVRKGGLLIPIIAHFSLDYWVTVREGISDSSIHGSIVGAIIHSGLYILLALAFLNWHHPKSWQLYYKLKISSIIHRV, from the coding sequence ATGGATGTTATATTCAAACTTTTAGAGATAAGTTTGGGTATTTTACTAAACTACTGTTTGCTAAAGCAACCCGTGTTTTGGAAGTTCAAGATAACTAAAAATACAGTTATACTTACTGGTCTACTTTTATTCATATTAATTATAAATTCGATACACTCTCCAAATCATATTCTAACAAGTCTGACAGTTGGGATAATCGCTGCTTTTCCAGAAGAATATCTATTTCGAGGAGTAATTTTAGGCGCACTATTAAAGGCAAATTCGGGCAGTTCAGCTAGAAATAATCTTATTAAATCAATTATCATATCAGCATTGTTGTTTAGCTTGTATCACTTTGGAAACATAACTAATCAATCACTAATGGCCACTATCGAACAGATGATTGAGGTTTTCGGTCTGGGCATTCTATTAGGAGTTTTATATGTACGTAAAGGTGGTTTGTTAATTCCAATCATTGCCCACTTTTCTCTTGATTATTGGGTTACAGTTCGAGAAGGAATATCAGATTCTTCAATACATGGATCGATTGTTGGCGCCATCATCCATTCGGGATTATACATATTACTGGCTCTAGCATTTCTAAATTGGCATCATCCCAAATCGTGGCAATTATACTATAAATTAAAGATTTCCTCGATTATTCATAGAGTCTAA
- a CDS encoding ABC transporter ATP-binding protein, with protein MTTILQVTGLTKRIHKKIVLKDITFSIGKGEIVGLVGPNGAGKTTIMKSILNLTPSNKGDIFIEGERTSYHHHSNFNEIGALIENPSLYPYLTGLDHLKMYSFENKIDTNTQKILDSLEMNSFITKKVKNYSLGMKQKLGICIALINNPKLVILDEPMNGLDPKSNVNLRNLIIELSKTGISFLISSHILSELEKLITQVIVINQGEIVTKTSLKELREVGNNYLTLKTSDNFLCSKLLSNAGLKNNVLNNGERIQALIDSPNSINDICKIIFKNNIDIIDMDRLSNDLETSLLRLID; from the coding sequence ATGACTACTATTTTGCAAGTTACAGGATTAACTAAGCGCATTCACAAAAAAATAGTTTTAAAAGATATAACTTTCTCGATTGGTAAAGGAGAAATTGTTGGACTGGTCGGCCCTAATGGAGCTGGGAAAACTACAATTATGAAGTCAATTTTAAATTTAACTCCGTCAAATAAAGGAGATATATTTATTGAAGGAGAAAGAACATCATATCATCACCATTCTAACTTTAATGAGATTGGTGCATTAATAGAGAATCCATCACTTTATCCGTATTTAACAGGACTAGATCATTTAAAGATGTATTCCTTTGAGAATAAAATAGACACCAATACTCAAAAAATATTAGACAGTTTAGAAATGAATTCCTTTATCACAAAAAAGGTGAAAAATTATTCCCTAGGTATGAAACAAAAGCTAGGTATATGCATTGCATTGATTAATAATCCTAAGTTAGTCATTTTGGATGAACCTATGAATGGTTTAGATCCTAAATCTAACGTTAATTTAAGAAATTTGATAATAGAACTGTCAAAAACGGGGATATCATTTTTAATTTCAAGCCACATATTAAGTGAATTAGAAAAATTGATTACTCAAGTGATTGTTATAAATCAAGGAGAGATAGTGACCAAGACCTCATTAAAAGAGTTACGGGAAGTTGGAAACAACTATTTAACTTTGAAAACAAGTGATAACTTCTTGTGTAGCAAACTTCTTTCAAATGCTGGATTGAAAAATAATGTTCTAAACAATGGGGAACGGATTCAGGCGTTGATAGATTCCCCTAATTCAATTAATGATATTTGCAAAATTATCTTTAAAAATAATATAGATATTATTGATATGGATAGGTTGAGCAATGATTTAGAAACGTCGCTATTGAGACTTATAGACTAG
- a CDS encoding helix-turn-helix domain-containing protein, whose product MTIGERIKELRTINGITQQELADSLHISRQSISKWEKNLVWPSFANVVAISDKFDVSLDEMIRGDEQFMESLEHRKVNTNIAKIIGFGILIAVIAIILSAIIGFKEENLINVMSLIQAIAFLYMALNVNWRKINDSLSTKGIINAIIWFASLAIPQITDFVSGFINGMNH is encoded by the coding sequence ATGACTATCGGAGAACGTATTAAAGAATTAAGAACTATAAACGGTATAACTCAGCAAGAACTAGCAGACAGTCTACACATATCCAGGCAATCAATCTCAAAATGGGAAAAGAATCTTGTCTGGCCAAGTTTTGCAAACGTAGTCGCGATAAGTGATAAATTCGATGTTTCGTTAGATGAAATGATAAGAGGAGATGAACAATTTATGGAAAGTTTAGAACACAGAAAAGTAAACACCAACATAGCTAAAATCATTGGTTTTGGAATTTTAATCGCAGTTATCGCGATAATCTTATCAGCCATCATCGGCTTTAAAGAAGAAAATCTTATCAATGTCATGAGTTTAATTCAGGCTATTGCCTTTCTCTATATGGCATTGAATGTCAACTGGCGAAAAATTAACGATAGTTTATCAACAAAAGGAATCATTAACGCAATCATTTGGTTTGCATCATTGGCTATTCCACAAATCACCGATTTTGTTTCTGGTTTTATCAATGGAATGAATCATTAA
- a CDS encoding aldo/keto reductase: MINSLSDTVELNNGTRIPGLGLGVFQISEKDTPEVVKNAIVNGYRLIDTAAIYENETGTGEGIKAGLKAANLSREDIFVTSKVWNDHLSYQETIDAFNASLDRLNLDYLDLYLIHWPGDSAFEESWKALEDLYRDGKIKAIGVSNFEIHHLDQLFTFAKVIPVINQIELHPRLSQVELRQYSESKGIKVQAWSPLMQGKLLSDPTIEAIANNHNKSTAQVILRWDIQQDILINVKSTHVDRLNSNADVFDFELSDEEMTQLNELNQNLRVGPDPDTFNFK; this comes from the coding sequence ATGATTAATTCATTATCAGACACAGTTGAATTGAACAACGGAACAAGAATTCCTGGATTAGGATTAGGCGTATTTCAAATTTCAGAAAAAGATACTCCTGAAGTAGTTAAGAACGCCATTGTAAATGGTTATCGTTTAATCGATACTGCAGCTATCTACGAAAACGAAACTGGAACTGGTGAAGGTATCAAAGCCGGCTTAAAAGCGGCCAATCTATCTCGAGAGGACATATTTGTTACCTCAAAAGTGTGGAATGATCATCTTTCTTATCAAGAAACTATTGATGCGTTTAATGCTAGTCTGGACCGTTTGAATTTGGACTACTTAGACTTATATCTAATTCATTGGCCTGGCGATAGCGCATTTGAAGAATCATGGAAAGCCTTAGAAGATTTATATAGAGATGGCAAAATCAAAGCTATTGGTGTCAGCAATTTCGAGATCCATCACTTGGATCAATTATTCACTTTTGCTAAGGTTATTCCCGTAATTAACCAAATCGAATTGCACCCCAGATTATCACAGGTCGAATTAAGACAATATAGTGAATCTAAAGGTATCAAAGTGCAAGCTTGGTCACCACTTATGCAAGGAAAATTGTTGTCTGATCCAACAATTGAAGCAATTGCTAATAACCATAACAAGTCTACTGCCCAAGTGATTCTACGCTGGGATATCCAACAGGACATCTTGATAAACGTCAAATCAACTCACGTGGACAGATTGAACAGTAACGCTGATGTATTCGATTTTGAACTATCAGACGAAGAAATGACTCAATTGAATGAATTGAATCAAAACTTAAGAGTTGGTCCAGATCCCGATACATTTAACTTTAAGTAG
- a CDS encoding FAD:protein FMN transferase, producing the protein MKEVRIIIQKIYSGLGTKITLSIDEQSDPEILPQTNELIQKYEDILTVNREQSEIMDINHNAGIKPIQISTEAYDIVKQAVIVSNWHAGFNVAIGPLVKLWKIGFDGANVPSKPQINNALHLTNSDNIILDDVKQTVFLTNPDMELDLGGIAKGYIADKIKEFWLSKGVTNGIINLGGNILLVGRSNHENGMWNIGIQNPELSRGNDLAVVTIPESSIVTSGVYERFLKTNHHMYHHIIDSLTGYPFETNITGITAITPTSTEAEIWTSIGFFNGIDRASKMASELGYQVSFIVIYSDHTIEVSDDIKDKFILTDSDYQIL; encoded by the coding sequence TTGAAGGAGGTTCGAATTATTATTCAAAAAATCTACTCGGGTTTAGGAACCAAAATCACCTTATCAATTGATGAGCAATCGGATCCAGAAATTCTACCCCAAACAAATGAACTGATTCAAAAATACGAAGATATTTTGACTGTCAATCGTGAGCAATCAGAAATTATGGATATCAACCATAATGCTGGTATCAAACCAATTCAAATTTCCACTGAAGCTTATGACATCGTTAAACAAGCCGTGATCGTTAGCAATTGGCACGCTGGATTCAACGTCGCAATTGGGCCACTTGTTAAATTATGGAAAATAGGCTTTGATGGTGCAAACGTTCCATCTAAGCCACAAATAAACAACGCCTTACATCTAACCAATTCTGATAACATCATTTTAGACGATGTGAAGCAAACTGTATTTCTGACCAATCCAGACATGGAACTTGATTTAGGTGGGATTGCCAAGGGATACATTGCGGATAAAATTAAAGAGTTCTGGTTAAGTAAAGGCGTTACTAACGGTATTATTAACTTAGGTGGCAATATTTTATTAGTTGGCAGAAGCAATCATGAAAACGGGATGTGGAATATTGGCATTCAAAATCCCGAATTGTCCCGCGGAAATGATTTAGCTGTGGTAACTATTCCTGAATCATCCATAGTTACTTCTGGAGTCTATGAACGGTTTTTAAAAACTAATCATCATATGTATCACCACATTATTGATTCATTAACCGGATACCCATTTGAAACCAACATTACTGGTATTACCGCGATTACCCCAACTTCCACTGAAGCAGAAATTTGGACCAGCATTGGTTTTTTCAATGGCATCGACAGAGCAAGTAAAATGGCTTCTGAACTGGGATATCAAGTTAGTTTTATAGTTATTTACAGTGATCACACCATTGAAGTGTCCGATGATATCAAAGATAAATTTATTTTAACTGATTCTGATTATCAAATTTTATGA
- a CDS encoding ABC transporter permease: protein MINLLRQEIYKIIKKTSSKIVPIILFILMLVVAMMAKNQDSKFYISSAFAGFQWSAIILIIVSASLISEEFQYGTIKKLIYSVNSRSIIYITKLIIVIGYDIYLHILSVLFTVILKIVIIGKSPSFSSEYLYNLPIWQNLLINTLIDLMGTLIIITAVFLIASITNTGSAAIAFGIGLCFLG from the coding sequence ATGATAAATTTATTAAGACAAGAAATATATAAAATAATTAAAAAGACTTCGTCCAAAATAGTTCCGATAATTCTATTTATATTGATGTTAGTTGTTGCAATGATGGCTAAGAATCAAGATTCTAAATTTTATATTTCATCAGCGTTCGCAGGATTTCAGTGGAGTGCAATAATCCTAATCATAGTCAGCGCATCTTTGATATCCGAAGAATTTCAGTACGGAACGATAAAAAAACTTATTTACAGTGTAAATAGCAGGTCGATTATTTACATAACTAAGCTAATAATTGTTATAGGATATGACATTTATTTACATATATTATCGGTATTGTTTACGGTCATTTTGAAGATTGTTATTATTGGGAAAAGTCCTAGTTTTTCGAGTGAGTATTTATATAATTTACCCATTTGGCAGAATTTGTTGATTAATACACTTATTGATTTAATGGGCACGTTAATTATTATTACTGCAGTGTTTTTAATCGCTAGTATAACCAATACAGGTTCAGCCGCGATTGCATTTGGAATTGGGCTTTGCTTTTTAGGCTAA
- a CDS encoding 2,3-butanediol dehydrogenase encodes MKAAVWHGVKDIRVEDVELKPHKDNEVVIKVAWAGICGSDLHEYLEGPVFIPVDHTDELTGGHAPLTMGHEFSGVIQEVGPDVTKFKVGDHVSVNPTITHHDTPDDIDVYDGYSFIGLSNDGGFTALVNVPEENLYSLPKDFPLELAATIEPTAVAVQAVKEGNLKFGETVAIFGAGPIGVLVAAAAKAAGATKIISIDLSEVRLDKAKEMGATDVINPANEDAIQKIHEIVPNGVDVSFEVAGVQPTFEQAIDATKARGKMVIVSIFAHPIQFDPMQLMNSGVQITTTIAYSMKTFQQTVDLVTSGQINVKPVITKHIDLDDIVEDGFEALTSDKSQAKILIDLEKEQA; translated from the coding sequence ATGAAGGCAGCTGTATGGCACGGTGTTAAAGATATTCGCGTTGAAGATGTTGAATTAAAGCCTCACAAAGACAATGAGGTTGTTATTAAAGTCGCTTGGGCAGGAATTTGTGGAAGTGATCTGCACGAATACTTAGAGGGTCCGGTCTTTATTCCAGTTGATCATACCGATGAACTGACCGGAGGACATGCTCCACTAACTATGGGACATGAATTTTCTGGAGTAATTCAAGAAGTAGGTCCTGATGTAACCAAGTTCAAGGTTGGCGATCACGTATCTGTTAATCCAACTATTACGCATCATGATACACCTGATGATATCGATGTTTACGATGGCTACAGCTTTATTGGATTAAGCAATGATGGTGGTTTTACCGCCCTCGTTAATGTCCCAGAAGAAAACTTATACAGTTTGCCAAAAGACTTTCCGCTAGAGCTAGCTGCTACAATTGAACCAACTGCCGTGGCTGTTCAAGCCGTTAAAGAAGGTAATTTAAAATTCGGTGAGACTGTTGCAATCTTCGGTGCGGGCCCTATCGGCGTTTTAGTTGCTGCCGCTGCAAAAGCTGCTGGTGCTACTAAAATCATTTCCATTGATCTATCTGAAGTTCGACTAGATAAAGCAAAAGAAATGGGTGCAACAGATGTTATCAATCCCGCAAATGAAGATGCCATCCAAAAGATACATGAAATCGTTCCAAATGGTGTTGATGTTTCCTTCGAAGTTGCTGGAGTTCAGCCTACATTTGAACAAGCAATCGATGCAACTAAAGCTCGGGGGAAAATGGTAATTGTTTCGATTTTCGCACACCCTATTCAATTCGACCCAATGCAACTAATGAATTCTGGTGTTCAAATCACCACTACCATCGCTTACTCAATGAAGACCTTCCAACAAACCGTTGATTTGGTTACAAGCGGTCAAATTAATGTTAAACCTGTAATTACTAAACACATTGATTTAGATGATATTGTTGAAGACGGATTTGAGGCATTAACTTCCGACAAATCCCAAGCAAAAATCTTAATCGATTTGGAAAAAGAACAAGCTTAA
- the pyrE gene encoding orotate phosphoribosyltransferase encodes MQTDKIVQQLIDDNIVSISLDKPFRYASGMLAPIYTDFRLTIAIPELRELIVDGLAKIIKDQYPEVTVIGGVATAGIPHAAWVAQKLGLPMIYVRSKPKDHGANKQIEGRISKNDKVVLIDDLISTGGSVLKAVEAVRKAGYIVSGVAAIYTYEFPDADNNFAHANTQLAPLITYSDVIKQGFEEGRFTEKQFKFLSSWHQAPWKWTEQEEAHAN; translated from the coding sequence ATGCAAACCGATAAGATTGTTCAGCAACTGATTGATGATAATATTGTTAGTATTTCACTAGATAAGCCGTTTAGATATGCAAGTGGCATGTTAGCGCCTATCTATACTGATTTTAGATTAACCATAGCAATTCCAGAGTTACGGGAGTTGATCGTGGATGGGTTGGCAAAAATTATTAAAGACCAATATCCTGAAGTCACTGTCATTGGTGGTGTGGCAACTGCAGGAATTCCACACGCAGCTTGGGTAGCTCAGAAACTAGGTTTGCCGATGATTTATGTTAGGTCAAAGCCTAAGGACCACGGTGCCAATAAACAAATTGAAGGAAGAATTTCAAAGAACGATAAAGTTGTCTTGATTGATGACCTAATTTCCACAGGAGGCAGTGTTTTAAAAGCCGTTGAAGCTGTCAGAAAGGCAGGATATATCGTCAGCGGAGTTGCTGCAATTTATACTTATGAATTTCCAGATGCAGATAATAACTTTGCCCATGCGAATACGCAACTTGCACCATTGATCACGTATTCTGATGTGATTAAACAGGGGTTTGAAGAGGGCCGATTCACTGAAAAACAGTTCAAGTTCTTATCTTCTTGGCACCAAGCACCATGGAAGTGGACAGAGCAGGAGGAAGCCCATGCAAACTAA
- a CDS encoding PAS domain-containing protein, with protein sequence MTDINPYIKDAVVQFKTGKLDLKQIEAIFSVMPFEIDFIDENDNFIYFSNQESRINPRTADQLNESMEALHPANVLPRVYQMVDALKSGSRDKFEIISGKHHTYNGYFAVRDDDGTYLGILVFTGQLDYFTNLIDENPTFDGILGTDVSTSTSQSTYDPDKFVAPKYDKGPEQDKKTQTSNREPAKDASTGASDSWLS encoded by the coding sequence ATGACTGACATTAATCCTTATATTAAAGATGCAGTAGTACAATTTAAGACTGGTAAATTAGATCTCAAACAAATTGAGGCCATTTTTAGCGTCATGCCGTTTGAAATTGACTTTATCGACGAAAATGATAATTTTATTTACTTCTCTAATCAAGAATCGCGAATTAACCCACGAACTGCCGATCAACTTAATGAAAGCATGGAGGCACTTCACCCCGCCAACGTCTTGCCGCGCGTATATCAAATGGTGGATGCTTTAAAGTCCGGTTCTAGAGATAAATTCGAAATCATTTCGGGAAAACATCACACGTATAACGGTTACTTCGCTGTACGAGATGATGATGGTACTTATTTAGGGATTTTAGTCTTTACTGGTCAGCTTGATTACTTCACTAATTTGATTGATGAGAATCCAACCTTCGATGGTATTCTAGGAACGGATGTATCAACTAGCACATCACAATCCACGTACGATCCAGATAAATTTGTCGCACCAAAGTATGACAAAGGGCCTGAACAAGATAAAAAAACGCAAACTTCAAATCGAGAACCTGCTAAAGATGCATCAACGGGAGCGTCAGACTCGTGGCTATCTTAA
- a CDS encoding dihydroorotate oxidase, whose amino-acid sequence MQTKVSMQAEIAGISFDNLLLNAAGIRCSTVQDLNSILTSEAGGVVTKSATVEERAGNESPRMRALPLGSINSMGLPNHGFDYYMAYVLKAQSAGYNNVILSVAGLSPADDLLMLREIQQSGFDGLVELNLSCPNVKGKPQVGYDFAAVEQLLGEIFKFFDKRLGLKLPPYFDLTQFDEMAAIINQYPVTYVNSINSIGNGLVIDPVTETAVIKPKGGFGGLGGEYAKPTALANVRGFRQRLKPEIQMIGTGGIKSGMDVFEHVLCGADLVQIGTAFGSEGTPIFDRISQELQDIMIEKGYRRLADFRGKLKTL is encoded by the coding sequence ATGCAAACTAAAGTGTCGATGCAAGCTGAAATTGCAGGGATTTCATTTGATAATTTACTGCTAAATGCCGCGGGAATTCGGTGCTCAACAGTCCAAGATTTGAATAGCATCTTAACTTCAGAGGCCGGCGGGGTAGTTACTAAAAGTGCAACAGTCGAGGAGCGAGCAGGAAATGAAAGTCCTCGCATGCGGGCGTTGCCATTAGGAAGTATTAATTCCATGGGATTACCCAATCACGGATTTGATTACTATATGGCCTATGTGCTGAAAGCTCAATCTGCTGGCTACAATAACGTGATATTGTCAGTTGCTGGATTGTCACCGGCTGATGACTTGCTAATGTTAAGAGAAATTCAGCAGAGCGGTTTTGACGGTTTGGTAGAACTTAATCTATCTTGTCCAAATGTTAAGGGAAAACCTCAAGTTGGCTATGATTTTGCCGCCGTTGAGCAACTTTTGGGAGAGATATTTAAGTTTTTTGATAAACGTTTAGGATTGAAATTGCCACCATACTTTGATTTAACACAGTTTGATGAGATGGCCGCTATCATTAATCAATATCCAGTAACGTATGTTAATTCAATTAATTCCATTGGTAACGGATTGGTGATTGATCCGGTCACAGAAACTGCCGTGATCAAGCCTAAGGGTGGCTTTGGTGGACTCGGAGGGGAATATGCTAAACCAACGGCGTTGGCTAACGTTAGGGGATTTAGACAGCGTTTGAAACCAGAAATTCAGATGATTGGTACTGGTGGTATTAAATCGGGGATGGATGTTTTTGAACACGTACTTTGCGGGGCGGACCTAGTTCAGATTGGTACGGCATTTGGTTCTGAGGGGACCCCAATTTTTGATAGAATTTCCCAAGAACTTCAAGATATCATGATTGAAAAAGGCTATCGCAGGTTAGCTGACTTTAGGGGAAAGCTAAAAACATTATGA
- the pyrF gene encoding orotidine-5'-phosphate decarboxylase, with translation MRKDGPLIISLDVSSKEELVSFIQRFNPDEKLTIKIGMELFYGEGPSIVRNLLNLGYDVFLDLKLHDIPNTVRKGMKQIGKMGVSFTTVHALGGSEMIKQAKQGLLEGASEAGVQPPKLLAVTELTSITPKGLAEEQNSRLPMVDQVVALAKLARNSGADGVITSPLELSALKKEVGDDFWYVTPGIRPNDFPKDDQSRTSTPTEAANAGSSALVVGRPIINATDPVTAYQNMMEEWLNANR, from the coding sequence ATGCGAAAAGATGGTCCATTAATCATTTCTTTAGATGTTTCTTCTAAAGAAGAATTGGTTTCTTTTATTCAGCGGTTCAATCCTGATGAGAAGCTAACTATCAAAATTGGCATGGAATTATTCTATGGTGAAGGCCCTAGTATTGTTCGGAATTTGCTGAACTTGGGATATGATGTTTTTTTGGATTTGAAGCTTCATGATATTCCGAATACGGTGAGAAAAGGTATGAAACAGATTGGTAAAATGGGAGTTTCGTTCACTACGGTTCATGCCTTAGGCGGTTCAGAAATGATCAAACAAGCTAAGCAGGGGTTGCTTGAAGGCGCCAGTGAAGCAGGAGTTCAGCCGCCTAAGTTATTGGCGGTCACCGAATTGACTTCGATTACACCCAAAGGATTAGCTGAAGAGCAAAACAGTAGGCTACCAATGGTAGATCAGGTTGTTGCACTTGCAAAACTGGCACGAAATTCTGGTGCTGATGGAGTTATCACTTCGCCACTTGAACTTTCTGCCTTAAAAAAAGAGGTTGGTGATGACTTCTGGTACGTTACACCAGGTATTCGACCGAATGATTTTCCAAAGGATGATCAATCACGAACATCCACTCCAACAGAGGCTGCTAACGCGGGAAGTAGTGCGTTGGTAGTCGGTAGACCAATTATCAACGCTACGGATCCAGTAACTGCATATCAAAACATGATGGAGGAATGGTTAAATGCAAACCGATAA
- a CDS encoding MFS transporter, producing MENTTVNSHTHGLTTRQKWTIASTSSGFALENMDVLFLSFAMSSMITDLNLSGGAAGMIGSITNLGMLFGGILFGLVGDKFGRVKTFTYTIFIFAFATAMMALANNITLIYILRFLAGIGAGGEYGVGIAIIAESFAKNQIGKMTSIAAIGGQIGAILAAIAAAFIIPTLGWHGLFLLGIIPVILTYFVRRHLTETNEFVTAKQSSRLSTSTAVFKYMFSSPKLAYQSVALMIMTTVQIAGYFGLMNWLPIIVQKQLGLNVSGSSLWMIATIVGMSLGMMTFGSILDFFGPRRAFGIFLIASAMMVYTITLAHSTVTLLIIGAIVGFFSNGMFGGYGAVISRLYPTEIRSTANNIIVNVGRAIGGFSSVVIGILMDHYSLTVVMTFLSVLYIISFITMMTLPGIKKLSTQTK from the coding sequence ATGGAAAATACTACTGTAAACTCGCACACTCATGGCTTAACTACTAGGCAAAAATGGACGATTGCTTCGACCAGTTCAGGATTTGCTTTGGAAAACATGGATGTGCTTTTTTTATCGTTTGCGATGAGTTCTATGATTACTGACCTCAACCTAAGTGGTGGAGCAGCTGGTATGATTGGATCAATTACCAATTTAGGAATGCTATTCGGGGGAATCTTGTTTGGCTTAGTTGGCGATAAGTTTGGCCGTGTCAAAACCTTCACTTATACAATTTTTATTTTTGCATTTGCAACTGCAATGATGGCATTAGCAAACAACATCACTTTGATATACATCCTAAGGTTCCTAGCAGGAATTGGAGCTGGAGGAGAATATGGCGTCGGCATCGCAATTATTGCAGAATCGTTTGCAAAAAATCAAATCGGTAAAATGACTTCCATAGCAGCAATTGGCGGTCAAATTGGTGCCATCTTAGCTGCGATTGCCGCCGCATTCATCATTCCAACTCTGGGTTGGCACGGATTATTTCTCTTAGGAATCATACCAGTTATCCTGACTTACTTTGTTCGTCGGCATTTAACGGAAACCAATGAGTTTGTCACTGCCAAACAAAGTAGTCGTCTTTCAACAAGTACTGCTGTTTTTAAATATATGTTCAGCTCACCAAAATTGGCTTATCAAAGTGTCGCTCTAATGATTATGACTACAGTACAAATTGCCGGCTACTTTGGATTAATGAACTGGTTGCCAATTATTGTTCAAAAACAACTTGGCTTAAATGTCTCAGGATCATCTCTTTGGATGATTGCGACAATTGTGGGGATGAGCTTAGGCATGATGACATTTGGTTCAATCCTAGACTTCTTCGGGCCACGCCGAGCCTTCGGAATTTTCCTAATTGCTTCAGCAATGATGGTTTATACCATTACTCTGGCGCATAGTACAGTAACATTACTAATTATCGGCGCGATTGTCGGATTCTTTTCAAACGGTATGTTCGGCGGTTACGGAGCTGTGATTTCACGCCTCTATCCAACTGAAATTCGTTCGACCGCTAATAATATTATCGTCAACGTTGGTCGAGCCATCGGTGGATTTTCATCAGTCGTTATCGGGATTTTAATGGATCACTACTCTCTAACGGTTGTGATGACATTCCTATCAGTGCTCTATATCATTAGCTTTATCACCATGATGACTTTACCAGGAATTAAAAAGTTGAGCACTCAAACTAAGTAA